A stretch of the Candidatus Babeliales bacterium genome encodes the following:
- a CDS encoding (d)CMP kinase — translation MIISIDGPAASGKSTMARLLAKELCFYYVSTGLLYRALAYILSTHYGYSVATIGAPRQEDVAEALAKNNLSYFYKPETGAQLVFKGVDITQHLKTGVMDELSSRVSTNQYVRDSLLKFQREFSRKHDIVMEGRD, via the coding sequence ATGATAATTTCGATTGATGGTCCCGCGGCAAGCGGCAAATCAACGATGGCTCGTCTCCTGGCAAAAGAACTTTGTTTTTATTATGTTTCCACAGGGCTTCTGTACAGAGCTTTAGCATATATTTTATCAACGCATTACGGATACTCTGTCGCTACTATAGGAGCGCCTCGCCAAGAAGATGTCGCCGAGGCGCTTGCAAAAAATAACCTGAGCTATTTTTATAAACCTGAGACAGGGGCACAACTGGTTTTTAAGGGTGTAGATATAACCCAGCATCTAAAGACGGGTGTTATGGATGAGCTATCCTCCCGTGTCTCTACTAATCAATATGTTCGTGATTCACTCTTAAAATTTCAACGAGAGTTTTCGCGTAAACATGATATCGTGATGGAGGGTCGCGAT